The genomic region TAAGCGGTTTCTGCGGTGAACAAGACGCAGACTGGTCAAGGCCGCCGATTCCGGCGGTTTTCCAGCCGATCGAGCAAGATCGCAATTAGCATGTCGTTCATTACATTGACGCCGGAGCGGCAACGGGCGATGATCCAGTCAATCGTGGTGATCAGAGGAATGGCCGTCATGATCAATGCTTCCGGCAGGCCCACCGTACTCAAAACGACCGGCAGCGCAATCAATCCCGCTTCGGGTATGCCCGAGACGCCGAGCCCCACCATCACCGAAGCCGCAACGATAACCAATTGCTGTGGCAGATCGAGATCCACCCCCGCCGCTTGCGCCAGAAACAAAGCGGCCATGGCTTCATACAAGAGGATGCCGTCGTTGTTCAGATTGGTGCCGATGCATACCGATAGCCGGGCCGACCGGCTCGAAATACCCATTTTCTCGGTCAGGCAGCGCAGGGTCACCGGCATGGTCGCGAGACTGCTGTTGGTCGACAAACCGGTCAGAATGGCGTCGGCTCCGAGGCCGAAATAGCGCCGGATTGGCATGCGGCCACCCCATTTGGCCAGACACGGATAATAAATGAGGGCATGAATCATCAATCCGCCCACCATGCTCGCCAGAAAGACCGCAACCAGCTCGAACACGGTCAGTCCCGATTTACCGACCACCTGAGCGACTACGCCGAATACCGCAAACGGAATGGCGTGAACGATCCACAGCAGCATCTGCAACAGCAACCGGTAGCCGATGCCGATCAGTTTTTCCAGCAAATCCAGCCCGGAACGATCGTCGGGCAAAGCCTGCTGCCGGAATCGGCGCAGCGCGGCTCCGGCGAGCAAGGCCAGCAAGATGATCGAGATCACGCTGTTTTTGACGAACGGCTCCACCAGGCTTTCCGGAATATAAGAAGATATATTCTTTAAAGGATCGAGCGTTAAAGCTTCAGGACGTGCTGCGGGCTGAAGGCGGCTCTGTTCGCCAGGCAGTTGCATCATTTCGGGAAACCGGCCTTGCCAACTGCGCCCAGGCTCCAGGGTATTCATCAGCGTCAGGCCGATCAGCAGGGCGACCGTCAGATTGAGGCCGCATAGAGCCAATAAGCGTCGCCCATGGCGCAGACTTATGTCGGTATTGATCATGGCGTCCATAATGGCGAAAAAAATCAATGGCGCCGCCAGGGCTTTTAGCAAGCGGATGACCAATTGACCCAATTGGCCCAGCGCTGCATTGCTCAGCAGACCGAAAAAATAGTGACCGGTGCCGAAAAAGACGCCGAAAAAAGTTCCCAGCAGAACTGCGAGAATGACTTGCAGATATAACGGAAAGGAGCGAAAGCCGAAGATTGCCATGAGTGTCGGTGAGTGAGATTGGTTTAAGGGCATGGGTTGTTTCGAATCCGCCTGAAGCTTTTCGGCCGCTTCAATACGGATCGGCATTGAGAGCCTTTTCGCTTCATGAGTACGCCGCTGGAATAAGCGAATCCATCCCTTCCATGCGGGATAAGAAGACGCCTGTGTGCTCATCGGCAGCATTTTATCCAGTAAGCAAATTTTAACCTGACGCATGAAAGAAGGAAGAGGGCATCGGTGTAAATCAACCGATTCGCATGGTTGTTTTGAACAGGTACCGGAGATTTTTTCTGCATTCTGCAAAACAACTTTATAAATATCAATGAAATGTAAAATATTAGAATATGTCAACAAGATGGCACAATTACTGCTACATCGATAATTTAATTCATGAGAATAGGCATGAGTGGAAATACCCCTTCATTTCTACCCAAAACCGGCCTGGCCGGATTAAAGAACCATTGGCGCGACGATCTGTTGTCGGGCTTTCTGGTGTTTCTTATTGCCTTGCCGTTGTGTCTCGGCATTTCGATGGCATCGGGTTTTCCTCCCTCCGCCGGCCTGATCACCGCCATTATCGGAGGTATCGTCGTCTCCCGCTTATCGGGATCTTTCGTCACCATCAACGGCCCGGCCGCCGGATTGATCGTGGTGGTTCTGGGGGCCGTGCAATCGCTGGGAGAAGGCGATGCCATGGCGGGTTACCGATACACGCTGGCGGCGATTGTCGTCGCCAGCGTTCTGCAGATTCTGCTCGGCCTCGGCAAAGCCGGCCGGCTGAGTTCGTTTTTTCCGGCCTCGGTAGTGCACGGCATGCTGGCGGCGATCGGGATTATCATCATGGCGAAACAGATTCACGTGATGTTGGGGGTGACGCCCGGCACCAGCAATCTGTTCATGACCATTGCCCAAATCCCGCACAGTCTTCTGAATCCCAATCCGGACATCGCCGTCATCGGCATCGCGAGCATGGGGCTTATGGTCCTCTGGTCGACGGTCAGGAATCCGAAGCTGAAAATGATACCCGCGCCCATCATCGTCGTGCTGCTGGGGATGGGGCTGGCGCGCTATTTCGACCTGGAACACGAGCACATGTATCTGTTCCTGCCGGATGCCCATTTCTTGCCGCATCACGAAGCGACGGTCGGGCCGAAGTTTCTGGTGGCGATCTCGGAAAATTTCTTGTCCAGTTTTTATTTGCCCGATTTTTCGAAAACGTTGACGCCGGAGTTTCTGGAAGCGGTCGTCAGCATTTGTCTGGTAGGCAGTCTCGAAAGCTTGCTGAGCGCGGTGGCGGTCGACAAACTGGATCCGTACCGGCGGCATTCCAACCTGGATCGCGATCTGACCGCGGTCGGAACCGGCAACCTTGTTTGCGGATTGATCGGCGGCTTGCCGATGATCGCCGAGATCGTGCGCAGTTCGGCCAACGTCAATAACGGGGCCAAGACGTCCTGGGCCAATTTTTTCCACGGCGCTTTCCTGTTGGTGTTCGTCGTTCTGTTCCCGCGCCTGATTCACAGCATTCCTCTGGCTTCACTGGCCGCGTTGCTGGTGTTTACCGGTTTCCGTCTGGCTTCCCCGAAGGAGTTCGCGAAAGTGATGGGGGTGGGCAAGGAACAGTTGTTCATTTTCGTCGCCACCATTATCGGCGTTCTGGCGACGGATCTGTTGATCGGCGTGGCGATAGGGATCCTGGTCAAGTTTGCGATCCATATGCTGCGGGGCGTCCGCGTCAACAATCTGTTCAGGATCCACTTCGTCGTCGAGAATCTGGACGAGGATTCCGTCGTCGTCGAAATCGTCGGCGCCGCGATTTTTTCCAACTTCCTCAAATTGAAGGCCGCCCTCGCCGGACTGGAAAACGGCAAAAAAGTGATTTTTCAGTTGAGCAATGCCTATCTGATCGATCATACTGTCATGGAATATCTGCATCATTTCCAGCACGACTACGAATCCCGAGGCGGCAACTGCCGCTTTTTGGGAATGGAATATCACGACACCTATTCGCGGCATCCTCTGGCGGTCCGCAAGATGAAGCGGAATCATATGAGCCGCAGGAAAAGCGACCATCACGGGTTGGTATGAATGGCGTACGTTGATTTTGCAGTCGGTATGACCTGGAGTTTATCATGATTCTTGCTCTGGCCTATCTTGCGGTGTTGCTGAGCCTTGCTTCCGGAGCAGCCGCGTTATTGACGAATCAGCAAAGCCGGCTGTTGGCGCTCAGCCGTTATGGTCACGGCAAATTCCCCAAACTGAAGGGCGCCTGTCGGCTGGGCTGCTTTACCGAAACCGACGAAAGACGATTTCCTCTTTTGCTCACGCGGTCCGTCTTTGTGCTGTTGGGATTGTCCGGTGTTTTCGCCGTCCTGGCCGGACTCGGCGTTCTGATCGGCCGACAGGTGATCATCGATCAGATCGGCTTCGGTTTGCCCTGGCTCCCCTGGCACGTCCGTTTCGACAACTTGTCCGGCTTTTTCTTTTTGATCGTCGGCATCGGCGTAGGCGCCGTCAGCCTTTATGGACCGGGCTATGTGCGTGCGTACAAGGAGGATGATCACCCGTTTGCCGTGCTGGGATTGTTCACCAGCCTCTTTGTGGCCGGCATGCTGCTGGTATTGCTGGCCGACGATGCGTTTTTTTTCATGATCGCCTGGGAACTCATGTCGGTCGCCAGTTATTTTCTGGTGTCCTTCCAGCATGAAAATCCGGCCAACCGACGGGCGGCCTTTCTTTATTTGCTGATGGCCGAAGTCGGGGCTCTGGCCATTATTCTCGGATTCGGCGTCATGGCCGGTTTTGCCGGCGGCTTTACTTTCGATGCGTTACGCAGCGCCCCGTTGTCGACGGCCTGGGCGAGCATTGCTTTTTCTCTGGGCTTGCTCGGTTTCGGCATGAAGGCCGGCCTGGTTCCGGTGCACGTGTGGCTGCCCGAAGCGCATCCGGTCGCTCCCTCGCACGTCTCGGCGTTGATGAGCGGAGTCATGCTCAAGGTGGCGCTGTACGGCCTGGTTCGTTTCTGTTTCGATTTGCTCGGGGACGTACTTTGGCAGTGGGGCGTCGTGATGCTGCTGCTGGGCACCGTGTCGGCGCTGGGCGGCATTCTTTATGCGATGATGCAGTCCAATCTGAAAAGATTGCTGGCCTACAGTTCGGTCGAAAATATCGGCATGATCGTCATGGTGTTGGGCCTTGCCGTCATTTTTCTGGCCACCGGTCATCCTCAATTGGCTGCTCTGGGTTTTCTGGCAGCGTTGCTGCATGCGTTCAATCATGCCCTGTTCAAAAATCTGCTGTTTTTGGGCGCGGGGATACTTCAGCATCAGACGCACGAGTTGAACATCGACCTGATGGGCGGCTTGATCAAGCGCATGCCGAAAACCAGCGTGGCGATGCTGATAGGCTGCATGAGCATCTCGTCGCTGCCGCTGTTTAACGGCTTCGTCTCCGAATGGCTCACCTTCCAGACGGCGCTGCAGGTCGACGTGCTCGACAACGGCGTGCTGCGCAGCCTGATTCCCGTCGCCGCGGCGGCTTTGGCACTGACCGCAGCCCTGGCGGCGGCAACCTTCGTCAACGTGTTCGGCATCGTCTTCTTGGGACAGGCGCGCTCCAGGCACAGCGAAAAAGCCCGGGAAGTCGAGGACAGAGGCATGCTGGCGGCCTCCGCGCTGCTGGCGGGATTGTGCGTATTGTTCGGTATTTTTCCGAATGGAGTCATCGGCGTGCTCAACGGCGTAGCCGCCCGGATACTGGGACACACCCTGCCGGAAAACTCCGTCACCGCCTGGCTTTGGCTAGCGCCGGTATCGCCCGGAAATGCGTCCTATTCCGCGCCGTGGATATTGGTCGGCGTCCTGGTCGCCGCCGGCATCAGTTTCCGCTATCTTCGGCGAAATCCCGCAACCGTAATGCGCAGGGCCGATAGCTGGGATTGCGGTTTCGGCGGCCTGACGCCGCGGATGCAGTATACCGGCACCGCGTTCACCATGCCGATCAGACGCATTTTCGCCAAGGTTTGGCTCGTCGACGAAACGATCGAAAAAAATTATCGGGAAGGAATGAATCAAGAGGTGGAATCGATGACTTATCACTTGCACGTTCAGGATCCTAGCTGGCCTCGGCTTTATCAACCGATCGAACGAAGCGTGAACAAAGCGGCAAAACGGGTAGGGCGGATACAAACCGGAAATATCCGGACTTATCTCGGATATTCGTTAGGGACTTTAATCGTTATGTTATGGGTGATCAGTTGATGACCTGGCTATTGGCAACCCTTCAAACCGCGTTGTTCGTCGCCCTGGCGCCGCTGCTGGCAGGCTGGATCAAATGGTGCAAGTGCCGCCTGCAGAATCGGCGGGCCCCGTCCCTGTTCCAGCCGTACCGGGATTTGATCAAGCTCACCCATAAACAGCCGGTGCTTTCCCACGAGGCTTCATGGCTTTTCAAGATCGCTCCTTACATCGTTTTTTCGGCAACGGTTCTGGCTGCCGGCGTGGTGCCCCTGATCGCCGTCGCCTTGCCGACCTCGGCGATTGCCGACGTCATCGTGATGGTCGGTTTCTTTGCCTTCGCCCGCTTTTTTCTGACTCTGGCCGGCCTGGACGTCGGGACGGCATTCGGCGGCATGGGCTCCTCCAGGGAAATGACGGTCGCCTCCCTCGCGGAACCGGCGATGCTGATGGCCGTTTTCACTCTGACGATGGCGGCTTCGACGACCAATTTGTCGCTGGCCATCGCTCACGTCTTGAATGAAGGACTGGTGTTGCGGCCGTCGTTCATCTTTGCCCTGTTTGCGCTGTGTTTGGTGGCCATTGCCGAAACCGGACGGATACCGGTCGACAATCCCGCAACGCATCTGGAACTGACGATGATCCATGAAGCGATGATCCTCGAATACAGCGGCCGCCATCTGGCATTGATCGAATGGGCCAGCCAGTTGAAACTGATGCTCTACGGCGTGTTGATCGCCAACATCTTTTTTCCCTGGGGCATTGCCGAAACCGTCAGCATTCGAAATCTGGCTTACGGTTTGGCGGCCATTCTCGGCAAACTGGCCGTTCTTTCGGTTTTTCTGGCCCTGGCCGAGACGCTGGTCGCCAAGATGCGGCTGTTCCGGGTGCAGGAATATCTCGGCTTCGCCTATCTTTTGGGCCTGCTGGGCTTGTTGAGCCACATCATTTTAGAGGCTTCCCGCTGATGACGATTACCGAACTGGATTTTTATACTCAGGCCATTTTATCGCTGGCCGCGCTGGTCGGCCTGAGCTCTTTTTTGATGCTGGGGCAGGGCCGTTTATTGCGGCTGATTCTGGTGTTTGCCCTGCAGGGGCTGTTGCTGTCGTTGACCACGGTCCTGGCCGCTTATACTCAACATAGCCAGCATTTGTATGTTTCCGCCTTGTTGACTCTGCTGCTCAAGGTCGTCGTCATTCCCGGCATGCTGAGACGGCAGGTGCGGCAGATGAACCTGCACCGGGATCTGGAAGCGTTGAGCAACAATACGGCGGTCATGCTCGGCGGCGCCAGTCTCATGGTATTCAGTTATTACATCCTGTATCCCATCGTCCAGACTTCGTCGGCGATCATGCTCAACGCGCTTGCGGTAAGCCTCACTGTGGTCTTGCTGGGCATGCTACTGATGATTTCCCACCGGCAGGCGTTCGCACACGTGGTGGGCTTCATGTCCATCGAAAACGGCCTGTTTTTTGCCGCGATCGTGGCGACCAACGGCATGCCGATGGTCGTCGAGCTGGGCATTGCCTTCGACGTGCTGGTCGCCGCCGTTCTGTTCGGCATCTTTTTCTTCCATATCCGCACCAGTATCGATTCGCTGGACGTCGACCGCCTGAACCGCTTGAGCGAGGTGGACAAATGATCGCCGCCTATCTTGTGCTGTTGATCCCGTTGGCCGGCATTTTTTATTTTGCCGTGATCGGGCATCGCCCCGACGTCGGCAGGCAGAACGTCTGGCTCAACGGTGCGTGTTTGCTGGTCACGCTCTGGCTGGCTGCGAACGTGCTTGACCAGGGCACGATCATTTCGTCCGGCAAGGGATTTCTGGTCGACTCCTTCAATGTGTACCTGATCGTCCTGACCGCATTCGTGGGTTTCACCACGTCGATATTCTCCGCGCCCTATATGGCGCACGAGCAGGCCGTCGGCAAGTTGAGCGATCGCCGCCTGAAGCTGTACTATTCGATGTACCAGGGCTTCATGCTGGCGATGTATCTGGTGTTGACCACCAACAACATCGGCGTGATGTGGGTGGCCATGGAGGGAGCGACGCTGGCGACGGTACTGCTGGTCAGTCTGTACCGTACGCCCGAATCGATCGAAGCGGCGTGGAAATATTTCATTCTTTGCGGCGTCGGCATTGCCCAGGCCCTGTTCGGCACGATTCTTTTGTATTACGCCGCGACTCACGGCATCGAAGCGCTCGGCCAGTCCGAAGGGATCGAGAATGCGCTGCTGTGGTCGGTGCTCTACCAGAATGCCGAGCAATTCAATCCGGACGTGCTGGAAATCGCGTTTGTATTTTTACTGATCGGCTACGGCACCAAAATCGGCCTGGTGCCCTTGCACAACTGGCTGCCCGATGCCCATTCCGAAGGCCCGACGCCGATGTCCGCGATTCTGTCGGGTCTGCTGCTGAACGATGCGTTGTATGCCGTAGTGCGCAATAAAATGCTGGTGGACGGCTCGACTCATTCCCATACCGCCGGTTATCTGATGATGGGCTTCGGGTTGGTTTCGTTTCTGGTGGCGGCGTTGTTTTTGCATCGGCAAAAGGACGTCAAGCGGCTGTTCAGCTATTCCTCAATCGAGCACATGGGCATGATGACGTTTGCGTTCGGCATCGGCGGGCCTCTGGCGACGTTCGCCGCGTTGCTGCACATGACGGTCCACTCGTTGACCAAGTCGGCCATCTTCGTCACGGTAGGGCACGCCGCGCAACTGGCCGGCACTCAGAGCATCGACAAAATCCGGGGACTGATCAAAACTCAGCCGGAGATCGGTTGGGGTTTATTGATCGGGACGGTGGCGATCGCCGGCTTTCCTCCGTTCGGGGTGTTTACCAGCGAATTTCTGGTGCTGCTGGCGGCAATGGACGATTATCCCTGGCTGACGCCGCTGCTCCTTCTGGGCATCGGCATCGCCTTTGCCGGTTTGTTCCGGCATATCCAGCCGATGGTCTACGGCGACAGGCCCGAATCCCAAAGCCCGGTTCAAGCCAATCTGTGGCC from Methylosarcina fibrata AML-C10 harbors:
- a CDS encoding hydrogenase 4 subunit F; the encoded protein is MIAAYLVLLIPLAGIFYFAVIGHRPDVGRQNVWLNGACLLVTLWLAANVLDQGTIISSGKGFLVDSFNVYLIVLTAFVGFTTSIFSAPYMAHEQAVGKLSDRRLKLYYSMYQGFMLAMYLVLTTNNIGVMWVAMEGATLATVLLVSLYRTPESIEAAWKYFILCGVGIAQALFGTILLYYAATHGIEALGQSEGIENALLWSVLYQNAEQFNPDVLEIAFVFLLIGYGTKIGLVPLHNWLPDAHSEGPTPMSAILSGLLLNDALYAVVRNKMLVDGSTHSHTAGYLMMGFGLVSFLVAALFLHRQKDVKRLFSYSSIEHMGMMTFAFGIGGPLATFAALLHMTVHSLTKSAIFVTVGHAAQLAGTQSIDKIRGLIKTQPEIGWGLLIGTVAIAGFPPFGVFTSEFLVLLAAMDDYPWLTPLLLLGIGIAFAGLFRHIQPMVYGDRPESQSPVQANLWPVMIHLGLVLWLGLAIPGFLADWFSQATVLIAGSAPL
- a CDS encoding SulP family inorganic anion transporter, which produces MSGNTPSFLPKTGLAGLKNHWRDDLLSGFLVFLIALPLCLGISMASGFPPSAGLITAIIGGIVVSRLSGSFVTINGPAAGLIVVVLGAVQSLGEGDAMAGYRYTLAAIVVASVLQILLGLGKAGRLSSFFPASVVHGMLAAIGIIIMAKQIHVMLGVTPGTSNLFMTIAQIPHSLLNPNPDIAVIGIASMGLMVLWSTVRNPKLKMIPAPIIVVLLGMGLARYFDLEHEHMYLFLPDAHFLPHHEATVGPKFLVAISENFLSSFYLPDFSKTLTPEFLEAVVSICLVGSLESLLSAVAVDKLDPYRRHSNLDRDLTAVGTGNLVCGLIGGLPMIAEIVRSSANVNNGAKTSWANFFHGAFLLVFVVLFPRLIHSIPLASLAALLVFTGFRLASPKEFAKVMGVGKEQLFIFVATIIGVLATDLLIGVAIGILVKFAIHMLRGVRVNNLFRIHFVVENLDEDSVVVEIVGAAIFSNFLKLKAALAGLENGKKVIFQLSNAYLIDHTVMEYLHHFQHDYESRGGNCRFLGMEYHDTYSRHPLAVRKMKRNHMSRRKSDHHGLV
- a CDS encoding respiratory chain complex I subunit 1 family protein, with amino-acid sequence MTWLLATLQTALFVALAPLLAGWIKWCKCRLQNRRAPSLFQPYRDLIKLTHKQPVLSHEASWLFKIAPYIVFSATVLAAGVVPLIAVALPTSAIADVIVMVGFFAFARFFLTLAGLDVGTAFGGMGSSREMTVASLAEPAMLMAVFTLTMAASTTNLSLAIAHVLNEGLVLRPSFIFALFALCLVAIAETGRIPVDNPATHLELTMIHEAMILEYSGRHLALIEWASQLKLMLYGVLIANIFFPWGIAETVSIRNLAYGLAAILGKLAVLSVFLALAETLVAKMRLFRVQEYLGFAYLLGLLGLLSHIILEASR
- the hyfB gene encoding hydrogenase 4 subunit B codes for the protein MILALAYLAVLLSLASGAAALLTNQQSRLLALSRYGHGKFPKLKGACRLGCFTETDERRFPLLLTRSVFVLLGLSGVFAVLAGLGVLIGRQVIIDQIGFGLPWLPWHVRFDNLSGFFFLIVGIGVGAVSLYGPGYVRAYKEDDHPFAVLGLFTSLFVAGMLLVLLADDAFFFMIAWELMSVASYFLVSFQHENPANRRAAFLYLLMAEVGALAIILGFGVMAGFAGGFTFDALRSAPLSTAWASIAFSLGLLGFGMKAGLVPVHVWLPEAHPVAPSHVSALMSGVMLKVALYGLVRFCFDLLGDVLWQWGVVMLLLGTVSALGGILYAMMQSNLKRLLAYSSVENIGMIVMVLGLAVIFLATGHPQLAALGFLAALLHAFNHALFKNLLFLGAGILQHQTHELNIDLMGGLIKRMPKTSVAMLIGCMSISSLPLFNGFVSEWLTFQTALQVDVLDNGVLRSLIPVAAAALALTAALAAATFVNVFGIVFLGQARSRHSEKAREVEDRGMLAASALLAGLCVLFGIFPNGVIGVLNGVAARILGHTLPENSVTAWLWLAPVSPGNASYSAPWILVGVLVAAGISFRYLRRNPATVMRRADSWDCGFGGLTPRMQYTGTAFTMPIRRIFAKVWLVDETIEKNYREGMNQEVESMTYHLHVQDPSWPRLYQPIERSVNKAAKRVGRIQTGNIRTYLGYSLGTLIVMLWVIS
- a CDS encoding dicarboxylate/amino acid:cation symporter, which encodes MPLNQSHSPTLMAIFGFRSFPLYLQVILAVLLGTFFGVFFGTGHYFFGLLSNAALGQLGQLVIRLLKALAAPLIFFAIMDAMINTDISLRHGRRLLALCGLNLTVALLIGLTLMNTLEPGRSWQGRFPEMMQLPGEQSRLQPAARPEALTLDPLKNISSYIPESLVEPFVKNSVISIILLALLAGAALRRFRQQALPDDRSGLDLLEKLIGIGYRLLLQMLLWIVHAIPFAVFGVVAQVVGKSGLTVFELVAVFLASMVGGLMIHALIYYPCLAKWGGRMPIRRYFGLGADAILTGLSTNSSLATMPVTLRCLTEKMGISSRSARLSVCIGTNLNNDGILLYEAMAALFLAQAAGVDLDLPQQLVIVAASVMVGLGVSGIPEAGLIALPVVLSTVGLPEALIMTAIPLITTIDWIIARCRSGVNVMNDMLIAILLDRLENRRNRRP
- a CDS encoding formate hydrogenlyase, producing the protein MTITELDFYTQAILSLAALVGLSSFLMLGQGRLLRLILVFALQGLLLSLTTVLAAYTQHSQHLYVSALLTLLLKVVVIPGMLRRQVRQMNLHRDLEALSNNTAVMLGGASLMVFSYYILYPIVQTSSAIMLNALAVSLTVVLLGMLLMISHRQAFAHVVGFMSIENGLFFAAIVATNGMPMVVELGIAFDVLVAAVLFGIFFFHIRTSIDSLDVDRLNRLSEVDK